One window from the genome of Lynx canadensis isolate LIC74 chromosome E3, mLynCan4.pri.v2, whole genome shotgun sequence encodes:
- the LAT gene encoding linker for activation of T-cells family member 1 isoform X1, translating to MISCPRPGSPQLPATGGQALRRSRRLAERQMEAVVLIPYVLGLLLLPLLAVVLCVRCRELPGSYDNTASDSLAPSSIVIKRPPTLATWTPATSYPPVTSYPPLSQPDLLPIPRSPQPPGGSHRMPSSRQDSDGANSVASYENEGASGAPGALVAGRLGPGLGPADRCVVTSEPACEDDDEDEEEDYPNEGYLEVLPDSTPATGTAVPPAPAPSNPGLRDSAFSMESGEDYVNVPESEESADVSLDGSREYVNVSQELPPVARTEPAILSSQNDDEEEGAPDYENLQGLN from the exons ATGATTTCCTGCCCTCGCCCGGGCTCACCACAGCTTCCTGCCACAGGCGGGCAGGCGCTGAGGAGAAGCAGGCGCCTAGCCGAGCGGCAG ATGGAGGCGGTCGTCCTGATCCCCTACGTGCTGGGCctcctgctgctgccgctgctggcTGTGGTGCTGTGCGTGCGGTGCCGAGAGCTGCCAG GCTCCTATGACAATACGGCCTCTGACAG CTTGGCCCCAAGTAGCATCGTGATCAAACGCCCTC CCACACTCGCCACCTGGACACCAGCCACCTCCTATCCTCCTGTTACCTCCTACCCACCCTTGAGCCAGCCGGACCTGCTTCCCATCCC GAGGTCCCCACAGCCCCCTGGGGGCTCCCACCGCATGCCATCTTCCCGGCAGGACTCAGATGGTG cCAACAGTGTGGCGAGCTACGAGAACGAGGGTGCGTCTGGggccccaggtgccctggttgcagggaggctggggcctgggctgggccctgCTGATCGCTGTGTCGTTACCTCAGAGCCCGCCTGTGAGGACGACGATGAAGACGAGGAGGAGGATTATCCCAACGAGGGCTACTT GGAGGTGCTTCCTGACAGCACGCCAGCGACAGGCACTGCTGTCCCACCGGCTCCCGCGCCCAGCAACCCCGGCCTCCGAGACAGCGCCTTCTCTA TGGAGTCGGGGGAGGATTACGTGAACGTCCCCGAGAGCGAGGAGAGTGCAGACGTGTCTCTGG ATGGGAGCCGGGAGTACGTGAATGTGTCCCAGGAGCTGCCACCCGTGGCTAGGACCGAGCCTG CCATCCTGAGCTCCCAGAACGACGACGAGGAAGAGGGAGCTCCAGATTATGAGAATCTGCAGGGGCTTAACTGA
- the LAT gene encoding linker for activation of T-cells family member 1 isoform X3, with amino-acid sequence MEAVVLIPYVLGLLLLPLLAVVLCVRCRELPGSYDNTASDSLAPSSIVIKRPPTLATWTPATSYPPVTSYPPLSQPDLLPIPRSPQPPGGSHRMPSSRQDSDGANSVASYENEGASGAPGALVAGRLGPGLGPADRCVVTSEPACEDDDEDEEEDYPNEGYLEVLPDSTPATGTAVPPAPAPSNPGLRDSAFSMESGEDYVNVPESEESADVSLDGSREYVNVSQELPPVARTEPAILSSQNDDEEEGAPDYENLQGLN; translated from the exons ATGGAGGCGGTCGTCCTGATCCCCTACGTGCTGGGCctcctgctgctgccgctgctggcTGTGGTGCTGTGCGTGCGGTGCCGAGAGCTGCCAG GCTCCTATGACAATACGGCCTCTGACAG CTTGGCCCCAAGTAGCATCGTGATCAAACGCCCTC CCACACTCGCCACCTGGACACCAGCCACCTCCTATCCTCCTGTTACCTCCTACCCACCCTTGAGCCAGCCGGACCTGCTTCCCATCCC GAGGTCCCCACAGCCCCCTGGGGGCTCCCACCGCATGCCATCTTCCCGGCAGGACTCAGATGGTG cCAACAGTGTGGCGAGCTACGAGAACGAGGGTGCGTCTGGggccccaggtgccctggttgcagggaggctggggcctgggctgggccctgCTGATCGCTGTGTCGTTACCTCAGAGCCCGCCTGTGAGGACGACGATGAAGACGAGGAGGAGGATTATCCCAACGAGGGCTACTT GGAGGTGCTTCCTGACAGCACGCCAGCGACAGGCACTGCTGTCCCACCGGCTCCCGCGCCCAGCAACCCCGGCCTCCGAGACAGCGCCTTCTCTA TGGAGTCGGGGGAGGATTACGTGAACGTCCCCGAGAGCGAGGAGAGTGCAGACGTGTCTCTGG ATGGGAGCCGGGAGTACGTGAATGTGTCCCAGGAGCTGCCACCCGTGGCTAGGACCGAGCCTG CCATCCTGAGCTCCCAGAACGACGACGAGGAAGAGGGAGCTCCAGATTATGAGAATCTGCAGGGGCTTAACTGA
- the LAT gene encoding linker for activation of T-cells family member 1 isoform X2 gives MISCPRPGSPQLPATGGQALRRSRRLAERQMEAVVLIPYVLGLLLLPLLAVVLCVRCRELPGSYDNTASDSLAPSSIVIKRPPTLATWTPATSYPPVTSYPPLSQPDLLPIPRSPQPPGGSHRMPSSRQDSDGANSVASYENEEPACEDDDEDEEEDYPNEGYLEVLPDSTPATGTAVPPAPAPSNPGLRDSAFSMESGEDYVNVPESEESADVSLDGSREYVNVSQELPPVARTEPAILSSQNDDEEEGAPDYENLQGLN, from the exons ATGATTTCCTGCCCTCGCCCGGGCTCACCACAGCTTCCTGCCACAGGCGGGCAGGCGCTGAGGAGAAGCAGGCGCCTAGCCGAGCGGCAG ATGGAGGCGGTCGTCCTGATCCCCTACGTGCTGGGCctcctgctgctgccgctgctggcTGTGGTGCTGTGCGTGCGGTGCCGAGAGCTGCCAG GCTCCTATGACAATACGGCCTCTGACAG CTTGGCCCCAAGTAGCATCGTGATCAAACGCCCTC CCACACTCGCCACCTGGACACCAGCCACCTCCTATCCTCCTGTTACCTCCTACCCACCCTTGAGCCAGCCGGACCTGCTTCCCATCCC GAGGTCCCCACAGCCCCCTGGGGGCTCCCACCGCATGCCATCTTCCCGGCAGGACTCAGATGGTG cCAACAGTGTGGCGAGCTACGAGAACGAGG AGCCCGCCTGTGAGGACGACGATGAAGACGAGGAGGAGGATTATCCCAACGAGGGCTACTT GGAGGTGCTTCCTGACAGCACGCCAGCGACAGGCACTGCTGTCCCACCGGCTCCCGCGCCCAGCAACCCCGGCCTCCGAGACAGCGCCTTCTCTA TGGAGTCGGGGGAGGATTACGTGAACGTCCCCGAGAGCGAGGAGAGTGCAGACGTGTCTCTGG ATGGGAGCCGGGAGTACGTGAATGTGTCCCAGGAGCTGCCACCCGTGGCTAGGACCGAGCCTG CCATCCTGAGCTCCCAGAACGACGACGAGGAAGAGGGAGCTCCAGATTATGAGAATCTGCAGGGGCTTAACTGA
- the SPNS1 gene encoding protein spinster homolog 1 isoform X1: protein MSGSDTAPFLSQADDTDDGPVPGTPGLPGSMGNSKSEDPEVPDREGLQHITGLSPGHSALIVAVLCYINLLNYMDRFTVAGVLPDIEQFFDIGDSSSGLIQTVFISSYMVLAPVFGYLGDRYNRKYLMCGGIAFWSLVTLGSSFIPREQFWLLLLTRGLVGVGEASYSTIAPTLIADLFVADQRSRMLSVFYFAIPVGSGLGYIAGSKVKDMAGDWHWALRVTPGLGVVAVLLLFLVVREPPRGAVERHSDSPPLNPTSWWADLRALARNPSFILSSLGFTAVAFVTGSLALWAPAFLLRSRVVLGETPPCLPGDSCSSSDSLIFGLITCLTGVLGVGLGVEISRRLRRSNPRADPLVCAAGLLGSAPFLFLSLACARGSIVATYIFIFIGETLLSMNWAVVADILLYVVIPTRRSTAEAFQIVLSHLLGDAGSPYLVGLVCCVRQGPQMTGSWYPGEAAPPASPCPACSSEGPSLASAHPYPSWPWARPRRCPGPNPWTGPASRNGLGPRSSSHTLHRQRSVGAGGRWVREGPSSLLEQPQGLGAICN from the exons ATGTCCGGGTCCGACACCGCGCCCTTCCTCAGCCAGGCGGATGACACGGACGACGGGCCGGTGCCCGGCACCCCGGGGTTACCGGGGTCCATGGGGAACTCGAAGTCCGAGGATCCCGAGGTCCCGGACCGAGAGGGGCTGCAGCATATCACCGGCTTGTCTCCGGGCCATTCGGCTCTCATAGTGGCCGTGCTGTGCTACATCAACCTCCTCAACTACATGGACCGCTTCACCGTGGCTG GCGTCCTTCCAGATATTGAGCAGTTCTTCGACATCGGAGACAGCAGCTCCGGCCTCATCCAGACCG tGTTCATTTCCAGTTACATGGTGTTGGCACCTGTGTTTGGCTACCTGGGTGACAGGTACAATCGGAAGTATCTCATGTGCGGGGGCATTGCCTTCTGGTCCCTGGTGACACTGGGGTCGTCCTTCATCCCCAGAGAG CAATTCTGGCTCCTCCTCCTGACCCGGGGCCTGGTGGGGGTCGGGGAGGCCAGTTACTCCACTATCGCGCCCACCCTCATCGCCGACCTCTTCGTGGCAGACCagcggagtcggatgcttagtgTGTTCTACTTTGCCATCCCGGTGGGCAG TGGTCTGGGTTACATTGCAGGCTCCAAAGTGAAAGATATGGCCGGGGACTGGCACTGGGCTCTGCGG GTGACACCAGGTCTAGGAGTGGTGGCTGTTCTGCTGCTGTTCCTGGTAGTCCGGGAGCCGCCACGGGGAGCTGTGGAACGCCACTCAGACTCACCACCCCTGAACCCCACCTCGTGGTGGGCAGATCTGAGGGCTCTGGCAAGGAA TCCTAGTTTCATCCTCTCTTCCCTTGGCTTCACTGCTGTGGCCTTCGTCACGGGCTCCCTGGCTCTTTGGGCTCCTGCATTCTTGCTGCGTTCCCGTGTGGTCTTGGGGGAGACCCCACCCTGCCTTCCTGGAGACTCCTGCTCTTCCTCTGACAG cctcatCTTTGGGCTCATCACCTGCCTGACCGGGGTCCTGGGTGTGGGCCTGGGCGTGGAGATCAGCCGCCGCCTCCGCCGTTCCAACCCCCGGGCTGACCCACTGGTCTGTGCTGCTGGCCTCTTGGGCTCCGCGCCCTTCCTCTTCCTGTCCCTTGCCTGTGCTCGTGGTAGCATCGTGGCCACCTAT atTTTCATCTTTATTGGAGAGACGCTGCTGTCCATGAACTGGGCCGTCGTGGCTGACATTCTGTTG TATGTGGTGATTCCCACGCGACGGTCCACTGCCGAGGCCTTCCAGATCGTGTTGTCCCACCTGCTGGGCGATGCCGGGAGCCCCTACCTCGTTGGCCTG GTCTGCTGCGTGAGGCAGGGCCCACAGATGACCGGATCGTGGTACCCCGGCGAGGCCGCTCCACCCGCGTCCCCGTGTCCAGCGTGCTCATCTGAGGGGCCGTCGCTCGCCAGCGCGCATCCCTATCCCAGCTGGCCCTGGGCCCGCCCCAGAAGGTGCCCGGGCCCGAACCCTTGGACTGGCCCAGCTTCTAGGAACGGCCTCGGGCCGCGTTCCAGCTCCCATACACTACACAGGCAGCGGTCGGTCGGGGCAGGGGGGCGGTGGGTCCGGGAGGGGCCTTCCTCTCTCCTGGAGCAGCCCCAGGGGCTTGGTGCTATTTGTAACTGA
- the SPNS1 gene encoding protein spinster homolog 1 isoform X3, with amino-acid sequence MGNSKSEDPEVPDREGLQHITGLSPGHSALIVAVLCYINLLNYMDRFTVAGVLPDIEQFFDIGDSSSGLIQTVFISSYMVLAPVFGYLGDRYNRKYLMCGGIAFWSLVTLGSSFIPREQFWLLLLTRGLVGVGEASYSTIAPTLIADLFVADQRSRMLSVFYFAIPVGSGLGYIAGSKVKDMAGDWHWALRVTPGLGVVAVLLLFLVVREPPRGAVERHSDSPPLNPTSWWADLRALARNPSFILSSLGFTAVAFVTGSLALWAPAFLLRSRVVLGETPPCLPGDSCSSSDSLIFGLITCLTGVLGVGLGVEISRRLRRSNPRADPLVCAAGLLGSAPFLFLSLACARGSIVATYIFIFIGETLLSMNWAVVADILLYVVIPTRRSTAEAFQIVLSHLLGDAGSPYLVGLVCCVRQGPQMTGSWYPGEAAPPASPCPACSSEGPSLASAHPYPSWPWARPRRCPGPNPWTGPASRNGLGPRSSSHTLHRQRSVGAGGRWVREGPSSLLEQPQGLGAICN; translated from the exons ATGGGGAACTCGAAGTCCGAGGATCCCGAGGTCCCGGACCGAGAGGGGCTGCAGCATATCACCGGCTTGTCTCCGGGCCATTCGGCTCTCATAGTGGCCGTGCTGTGCTACATCAACCTCCTCAACTACATGGACCGCTTCACCGTGGCTG GCGTCCTTCCAGATATTGAGCAGTTCTTCGACATCGGAGACAGCAGCTCCGGCCTCATCCAGACCG tGTTCATTTCCAGTTACATGGTGTTGGCACCTGTGTTTGGCTACCTGGGTGACAGGTACAATCGGAAGTATCTCATGTGCGGGGGCATTGCCTTCTGGTCCCTGGTGACACTGGGGTCGTCCTTCATCCCCAGAGAG CAATTCTGGCTCCTCCTCCTGACCCGGGGCCTGGTGGGGGTCGGGGAGGCCAGTTACTCCACTATCGCGCCCACCCTCATCGCCGACCTCTTCGTGGCAGACCagcggagtcggatgcttagtgTGTTCTACTTTGCCATCCCGGTGGGCAG TGGTCTGGGTTACATTGCAGGCTCCAAAGTGAAAGATATGGCCGGGGACTGGCACTGGGCTCTGCGG GTGACACCAGGTCTAGGAGTGGTGGCTGTTCTGCTGCTGTTCCTGGTAGTCCGGGAGCCGCCACGGGGAGCTGTGGAACGCCACTCAGACTCACCACCCCTGAACCCCACCTCGTGGTGGGCAGATCTGAGGGCTCTGGCAAGGAA TCCTAGTTTCATCCTCTCTTCCCTTGGCTTCACTGCTGTGGCCTTCGTCACGGGCTCCCTGGCTCTTTGGGCTCCTGCATTCTTGCTGCGTTCCCGTGTGGTCTTGGGGGAGACCCCACCCTGCCTTCCTGGAGACTCCTGCTCTTCCTCTGACAG cctcatCTTTGGGCTCATCACCTGCCTGACCGGGGTCCTGGGTGTGGGCCTGGGCGTGGAGATCAGCCGCCGCCTCCGCCGTTCCAACCCCCGGGCTGACCCACTGGTCTGTGCTGCTGGCCTCTTGGGCTCCGCGCCCTTCCTCTTCCTGTCCCTTGCCTGTGCTCGTGGTAGCATCGTGGCCACCTAT atTTTCATCTTTATTGGAGAGACGCTGCTGTCCATGAACTGGGCCGTCGTGGCTGACATTCTGTTG TATGTGGTGATTCCCACGCGACGGTCCACTGCCGAGGCCTTCCAGATCGTGTTGTCCCACCTGCTGGGCGATGCCGGGAGCCCCTACCTCGTTGGCCTG GTCTGCTGCGTGAGGCAGGGCCCACAGATGACCGGATCGTGGTACCCCGGCGAGGCCGCTCCACCCGCGTCCCCGTGTCCAGCGTGCTCATCTGAGGGGCCGTCGCTCGCCAGCGCGCATCCCTATCCCAGCTGGCCCTGGGCCCGCCCCAGAAGGTGCCCGGGCCCGAACCCTTGGACTGGCCCAGCTTCTAGGAACGGCCTCGGGCCGCGTTCCAGCTCCCATACACTACACAGGCAGCGGTCGGTCGGGGCAGGGGGGCGGTGGGTCCGGGAGGGGCCTTCCTCTCTCCTGGAGCAGCCCCAGGGGCTTGGTGCTATTTGTAACTGA
- the SPNS1 gene encoding protein spinster homolog 1 isoform X4: protein MSGSDTAPFLSQADDTDDGPVPGTPGLPGSMGNSKSEDPEVPDREGLQHITGLSPGHSALIVAVLCYINLLNYMDRFTVAGVLPDIEQFFDIGDSSSGLIQTDQRSRMLSVFYFAIPVGSGLGYIAGSKVKDMAGDWHWALRVTPGLGVVAVLLLFLVVREPPRGAVERHSDSPPLNPTSWWADLRALARNPSFILSSLGFTAVAFVTGSLALWAPAFLLRSRVVLGETPPCLPGDSCSSSDSLIFGLITCLTGVLGVGLGVEISRRLRRSNPRADPLVCAAGLLGSAPFLFLSLACARGSIVATYIFIFIGETLLSMNWAVVADILLYVVIPTRRSTAEAFQIVLSHLLGDAGSPYLVGLVCCVRQGPQMTGSWYPGEAAPPASPCPACSSEGPSLASAHPYPSWPWARPRRCPGPNPWTGPASRNGLGPRSSSHTLHRQRSVGAGGRWVREGPSSLLEQPQGLGAICN, encoded by the exons ATGTCCGGGTCCGACACCGCGCCCTTCCTCAGCCAGGCGGATGACACGGACGACGGGCCGGTGCCCGGCACCCCGGGGTTACCGGGGTCCATGGGGAACTCGAAGTCCGAGGATCCCGAGGTCCCGGACCGAGAGGGGCTGCAGCATATCACCGGCTTGTCTCCGGGCCATTCGGCTCTCATAGTGGCCGTGCTGTGCTACATCAACCTCCTCAACTACATGGACCGCTTCACCGTGGCTG GCGTCCTTCCAGATATTGAGCAGTTCTTCGACATCGGAGACAGCAGCTCCGGCCTCATCCAGACCG ACCagcggagtcggatgcttagtgTGTTCTACTTTGCCATCCCGGTGGGCAG TGGTCTGGGTTACATTGCAGGCTCCAAAGTGAAAGATATGGCCGGGGACTGGCACTGGGCTCTGCGG GTGACACCAGGTCTAGGAGTGGTGGCTGTTCTGCTGCTGTTCCTGGTAGTCCGGGAGCCGCCACGGGGAGCTGTGGAACGCCACTCAGACTCACCACCCCTGAACCCCACCTCGTGGTGGGCAGATCTGAGGGCTCTGGCAAGGAA TCCTAGTTTCATCCTCTCTTCCCTTGGCTTCACTGCTGTGGCCTTCGTCACGGGCTCCCTGGCTCTTTGGGCTCCTGCATTCTTGCTGCGTTCCCGTGTGGTCTTGGGGGAGACCCCACCCTGCCTTCCTGGAGACTCCTGCTCTTCCTCTGACAG cctcatCTTTGGGCTCATCACCTGCCTGACCGGGGTCCTGGGTGTGGGCCTGGGCGTGGAGATCAGCCGCCGCCTCCGCCGTTCCAACCCCCGGGCTGACCCACTGGTCTGTGCTGCTGGCCTCTTGGGCTCCGCGCCCTTCCTCTTCCTGTCCCTTGCCTGTGCTCGTGGTAGCATCGTGGCCACCTAT atTTTCATCTTTATTGGAGAGACGCTGCTGTCCATGAACTGGGCCGTCGTGGCTGACATTCTGTTG TATGTGGTGATTCCCACGCGACGGTCCACTGCCGAGGCCTTCCAGATCGTGTTGTCCCACCTGCTGGGCGATGCCGGGAGCCCCTACCTCGTTGGCCTG GTCTGCTGCGTGAGGCAGGGCCCACAGATGACCGGATCGTGGTACCCCGGCGAGGCCGCTCCACCCGCGTCCCCGTGTCCAGCGTGCTCATCTGAGGGGCCGTCGCTCGCCAGCGCGCATCCCTATCCCAGCTGGCCCTGGGCCCGCCCCAGAAGGTGCCCGGGCCCGAACCCTTGGACTGGCCCAGCTTCTAGGAACGGCCTCGGGCCGCGTTCCAGCTCCCATACACTACACAGGCAGCGGTCGGTCGGGGCAGGGGGGCGGTGGGTCCGGGAGGGGCCTTCCTCTCTCCTGGAGCAGCCCCAGGGGCTTGGTGCTATTTGTAACTGA
- the SPNS1 gene encoding protein spinster homolog 1 isoform X2, translated as MSGSDTAPFLSQADDTDDGPVPGTPGLPGSMGNSKSEDPEVPDREGLQHITGLSPGHSALIVAVLCYINLLNYMDRFTVAGVLPDIEQFFDIGDSSSGLIQTVFISSYMVLAPVFGYLGDRYNRKYLMCGGIAFWSLVTLGSSFIPREQFWLLLLTRGLVGVGEASYSTIAPTLIADLFVADQRSRMLSVFYFAIPVGSGLGYIAGSKVKDMAGDWHWALRVTPGLGVVAVLLLFLVVREPPRGAVERHSDSPPLNPTSWWADLRALARNPSFILSSLGFTAVAFVTGSLALWAPAFLLRSRVVLGETPPCLPGDSCSSSDSLIFGLITCLTGVLGVGLGVEISRRLRRSNPRADPLVCAAGLLGSAPFLFLSLACARGSIVATYIFIFIGETLLSMNWAVVADILLYVVIPTRRSTAEAFQIVLSHLLGDAGSPYLVGLISDRLRRSWPPSFLSEFRALQFSLMLCAFVGALGGAAFLGTAIFIEGDRRQAQLHVQGLLREAGPTDDRIVVPRRGRSTRVPVSSVLI; from the exons ATGTCCGGGTCCGACACCGCGCCCTTCCTCAGCCAGGCGGATGACACGGACGACGGGCCGGTGCCCGGCACCCCGGGGTTACCGGGGTCCATGGGGAACTCGAAGTCCGAGGATCCCGAGGTCCCGGACCGAGAGGGGCTGCAGCATATCACCGGCTTGTCTCCGGGCCATTCGGCTCTCATAGTGGCCGTGCTGTGCTACATCAACCTCCTCAACTACATGGACCGCTTCACCGTGGCTG GCGTCCTTCCAGATATTGAGCAGTTCTTCGACATCGGAGACAGCAGCTCCGGCCTCATCCAGACCG tGTTCATTTCCAGTTACATGGTGTTGGCACCTGTGTTTGGCTACCTGGGTGACAGGTACAATCGGAAGTATCTCATGTGCGGGGGCATTGCCTTCTGGTCCCTGGTGACACTGGGGTCGTCCTTCATCCCCAGAGAG CAATTCTGGCTCCTCCTCCTGACCCGGGGCCTGGTGGGGGTCGGGGAGGCCAGTTACTCCACTATCGCGCCCACCCTCATCGCCGACCTCTTCGTGGCAGACCagcggagtcggatgcttagtgTGTTCTACTTTGCCATCCCGGTGGGCAG TGGTCTGGGTTACATTGCAGGCTCCAAAGTGAAAGATATGGCCGGGGACTGGCACTGGGCTCTGCGG GTGACACCAGGTCTAGGAGTGGTGGCTGTTCTGCTGCTGTTCCTGGTAGTCCGGGAGCCGCCACGGGGAGCTGTGGAACGCCACTCAGACTCACCACCCCTGAACCCCACCTCGTGGTGGGCAGATCTGAGGGCTCTGGCAAGGAA TCCTAGTTTCATCCTCTCTTCCCTTGGCTTCACTGCTGTGGCCTTCGTCACGGGCTCCCTGGCTCTTTGGGCTCCTGCATTCTTGCTGCGTTCCCGTGTGGTCTTGGGGGAGACCCCACCCTGCCTTCCTGGAGACTCCTGCTCTTCCTCTGACAG cctcatCTTTGGGCTCATCACCTGCCTGACCGGGGTCCTGGGTGTGGGCCTGGGCGTGGAGATCAGCCGCCGCCTCCGCCGTTCCAACCCCCGGGCTGACCCACTGGTCTGTGCTGCTGGCCTCTTGGGCTCCGCGCCCTTCCTCTTCCTGTCCCTTGCCTGTGCTCGTGGTAGCATCGTGGCCACCTAT atTTTCATCTTTATTGGAGAGACGCTGCTGTCCATGAACTGGGCCGTCGTGGCTGACATTCTGTTG TATGTGGTGATTCCCACGCGACGGTCCACTGCCGAGGCCTTCCAGATCGTGTTGTCCCACCTGCTGGGCGATGCCGGGAGCCCCTACCTCGTTGGCCTG ATCTCCGACCGCCTCCGCCGGAGTTGGCCCCCCTCCTTCTTGTCCGAGTTCCGAGCCCTGCAGTTCTCCCTCATGCTCTGCGCCTTCGTCGGGGCTCTGGGCGGGGCAGCCTTCCTGGGCACTGCCATTTTCATTGAGGGTGACCGCCGGCAGGCTCAGCTGCACGTGCAGG GTCTGCTGCGTGAGGCAGGGCCCACAGATGACCGGATCGTGGTACCCCGGCGAGGCCGCTCCACCCGCGTCCCCGTGTCCAGCGTGCTCATCTGA
- the LOC115503657 gene encoding NFATC2-interacting protein, with translation MAEPVRKRGRRSRGGGVGRGARGSRGGRGRRPRVPRSPGRPTLDSVFVDLVSDSDEDILEVATTRSAADSVEVPHPEPPVPAAPRDDSDSDSEGADAPPAGAPRAPVRRRRRLLLDPGEAPVVPVYSGKVKSSLHLIPDHLSLLKLCPPEAEEEADMADSSSPHAEDAPFPDSPWKKKLRSRDAEEKTKEVFLFQDTSPLSPPPPRTKSRKHTRALQKLREVNKRLQDLRSCLSPKQRQGQDHQNQEDEVVLVEGPTLPSSPRLFPLKIRCRADVIRLPMRMSEPLQSVVDHMATHLGVSPSRILLLFGETELSPTATPRTLKLGVADIIDCVVLASSPETSEMSRLLQLRVQGKEKHQMLEVSLSPDSPLKTLMSRYEEAMGLSGHKLSFFFDGTKLSGKELPTDLGMESGDLIEVWG, from the exons ATGGCGGAGCCGGTGAGGAAACGGGGCCGCCGATCCCGGGGCGGCGGTGTCGGCCGAGGGGCTCGCGGGTCCCGGGGCGGCCGGGGCCGGCGTCCTCGCGTCCCTCGGTCTCCAGGCCGGCCCACCCTGGACTCGGTGTTTGTGGACTTGGTCAGCGACAGCGACGAAGATATCCTGGAGGTCGCAACAACGCGCAGCGCTGCGGACTCGGTCGAAGTCCCTCACCCGGAGCCCCCAGTGCCGGCTGCCCCCCGGGACGACAGCGACAGTGACAGCGAAGGGGCGGACGCACCGCCCGCCGGAGCCCCGCGGGCCCCGgtcaggcggcggcggcggctgctgctgGATCCGGGGGAGGCACCGGTTGTTCCGGTGTACTCCGGGAAG GTGAAAAGCAGCCTTCATCTCATCCCAGATCACCTGTCCCTCCTGAAACTCTGTCCTCCAGAAGCTGAGGAAG aggcCGATATGGCAGATTCTAGCAGTCCGCATGCTGAAGATGCCCCGTTTCCAGATTCGCCTTGGAAGAAGAAGCTGAGGAGTAGAGATGcagaagagaagacaaaggagGTGTTTCT GTTTCAAGACACCTCTCCTTTGTCTCCGCCTCCTCCGAGAACCAAAAGCAGGAAGCATACTCGGGCACTCCAGAAGTTAAG GGAGGTGAACAAACGCCTGCAAGATCTCCGTTCCTGCCTGAGTCCCAAGCAGCGCCAGGGCCAAGATCACCAGAACCAAGAGGATGAGGTGGTCCTAGTGGAGGGTCCCACCCTTCCATCGAGCCCCCGGCTCTTCCCACTGAAAATCAGGTGCCGGGCTGATGTGATCAGGTTGCCCATGAGGATG TCGGAGCCCCTACAGAGTGTGGTGGACCACATGGCCACCCATCTCGGGGTGTCCCCAAGCAGGATCCTTTTGCTCTTCGGAGAGACAGAGCTGTCCCCTACTGCCACTCCCAGGACCCTAAAGCTTGGAGTGGCTGACATCATTG ACTGCGTGGTGCTAGCAAGTTCTCCGGAGACCTCAGAGATGTCCCGCCTGCTCCAGCTGCGGGTGCAGGGCAAGGAGAAACACCAGATGCTGGAAGTCTCGCTGTCTCCG GATTCTCCTCTCAAGACCCTCATGTCCCGCTACGAGGAGGCCATGGGACTCTCAGGCCACAAGCTCTCCTTCTTCTTTGATGGGACAAAGCTCTCAGGCAAGGAGCTGCCCACTGATCTGGGCATGGAATCTGGGGACCTCATCGAGGTCTGGGGCTGA